The proteins below are encoded in one region of Amycolatopsis acidiphila:
- a CDS encoding glutamine amidotransferase: MTNSGTGSGPLRVLVAGESWIKNTIHLKGFDQFHTTEYEEGAGEFLAALDRAGFAVTYVRAHEISARFPKTAEELDAFDVVVLSDIGSNSFLLSDETFLRSERSANKLAVLADWTRGGGGLVMIGGYMSFTGFDGRARYGMSPLAPVLPVTMLDHDDRVEVPEGVKAEFDQPGHAVLGGTPSEWPLLLGYNRLTAKPHATVVAHTADDPLLVVGEVGSGRSVAFASDLAPHWAPPEFVGWPHYQQLWTSILTWAAGAQA, translated from the coding sequence ATGACGAACTCCGGCACCGGATCCGGGCCGCTGCGCGTACTGGTCGCCGGCGAGTCCTGGATCAAGAACACGATCCACCTCAAGGGCTTCGACCAGTTCCACACCACCGAGTACGAGGAAGGCGCGGGGGAGTTCCTCGCCGCGCTGGATCGCGCGGGTTTCGCCGTGACCTACGTGCGGGCCCACGAGATCTCGGCCAGGTTCCCGAAAACAGCCGAGGAGCTCGACGCGTTCGACGTCGTGGTGCTCAGCGACATCGGCTCGAACTCGTTCCTGCTCTCCGACGAGACGTTCCTGCGCTCGGAGCGCAGCGCGAACAAGCTCGCCGTCCTCGCGGACTGGACTCGCGGCGGTGGTGGCCTGGTGATGATCGGCGGGTACATGTCGTTCACCGGGTTCGACGGCCGCGCGCGCTACGGGATGAGCCCGCTGGCGCCGGTGCTGCCGGTGACGATGCTCGACCACGACGACCGCGTCGAGGTGCCCGAGGGCGTCAAGGCCGAGTTCGATCAGCCCGGCCACGCCGTGCTGGGCGGGACGCCGTCGGAATGGCCGCTGCTGCTCGGCTACAACCGGCTCACGGCGAAACCGCACGCCACTGTCGTGGCACACACCGCGGACGACCCCCTGCTCGTCGTCGGCGAGGTCGGCTCGGGGCGGTCGGTGGCGTTCGCCTCGGATCTCGCCCCGCACTGGGCTCCGCCCGAGTTCGTGGGCTGGCCGCACTACCAGCAGCTGTGGACCTCTATTCTCACCTGGGCCGCAGGCGCCCAGGCCTAG
- a CDS encoding pyridoxamine 5'-phosphate oxidase family protein, whose protein sequence is MSVKPITASKLQPLRGDKRWAYLTRARTIRVATLNEDSTIYLSPLWFVVHEQKIYLPIDAASRHGANFQAGRALSALVDSGEEYATVSGVRISGTMRKVTDSALLATLGRLVFDKYFYVGHPYAEQYAEFGEVAGRSYYELVPDKMIGWDMREINTIAMPETRSLPGHVGDRLL, encoded by the coding sequence ATGTCCGTCAAGCCGATTACCGCGAGCAAGCTGCAGCCCCTGCGCGGCGACAAGCGCTGGGCGTACCTGACGCGGGCGAGGACCATCCGCGTCGCCACGCTCAACGAGGACTCGACGATCTACCTGTCGCCACTGTGGTTCGTGGTGCACGAGCAGAAGATCTACCTGCCGATCGACGCCGCGAGCCGGCACGGCGCCAACTTCCAGGCCGGCCGCGCCCTGTCCGCGCTCGTCGACAGCGGCGAGGAGTACGCCACCGTGAGCGGCGTGCGCATCAGCGGGACCATGCGGAAGGTGACCGATTCCGCTCTGCTCGCGACACTCGGGCGGCTGGTCTTCGACAAGTACTTCTACGTGGGACACCCGTACGCCGAGCAGTACGCCGAGTTCGGCGAGGTCGCCGGCCGCAGCTACTACGAGCTGGTACCGGACAAGATGATCGGCTGGGACATGCGGGAGATCAACACCATCGCGATGCCCGAGACCCGGTCGCTGCCCGGACACGTGGGGGACCGCCTCCTATGA
- a CDS encoding PfkB family carbohydrate kinase gives MSTPSVVVVGAVNVDLVVTAPRLPRPGETVVGPAVGRHGGGKGANAAVAAARAGAHVRYVGAVGDDDFGRDALAELRAEGIGVADVAVRPGVATGVALIVVDESGENQIAVGAGANDRVTAGDVRAAIEAALPDLGCVLVSTEIPAAAVRAAVEIAAGEGIPCVLNPAPVTPVVADLLKYGPLLTPNAGELATLSEAVRNERPLGADVQVQARGLSEHTGAAVVVTLGGDGVLVVAPDSATEHLPPRPATVRDTTGAGDTFNGVLAARLAAGEALVPAVRVANAAAALSVAAVGARDGMPDEPAIRAALDSV, from the coding sequence ATGAGCACGCCGAGTGTCGTGGTCGTCGGTGCGGTCAACGTCGATCTCGTGGTCACGGCTCCGCGACTGCCGCGTCCTGGCGAGACCGTCGTCGGGCCCGCGGTGGGCAGGCACGGCGGCGGGAAGGGGGCCAACGCGGCCGTCGCGGCGGCACGGGCCGGTGCCCACGTCCGCTATGTCGGGGCTGTCGGCGACGACGATTTCGGCCGTGATGCGCTGGCCGAATTGCGCGCCGAGGGTATCGGGGTGGCGGACGTGGCCGTTCGTCCCGGCGTGGCCACCGGCGTGGCGCTGATCGTGGTGGACGAGTCCGGTGAGAACCAGATCGCCGTCGGTGCCGGCGCGAACGACCGCGTCACCGCCGGCGACGTCCGCGCGGCGATCGAGGCGGCACTGCCCGATCTCGGCTGCGTTCTCGTCAGCACGGAGATTCCCGCCGCCGCGGTGCGCGCGGCGGTCGAGATCGCGGCCGGCGAGGGAATTCCGTGTGTGCTGAACCCGGCTCCGGTGACTCCCGTGGTCGCGGATCTGCTGAAGTACGGTCCGCTGCTCACCCCGAACGCGGGGGAGCTCGCCACACTCTCCGAAGCCGTGAGGAACGAGAGACCTCTCGGCGCCGATGTGCAGGTTCAGGCCCGGGGCCTGAGCGAGCACACGGGAGCCGCGGTGGTCGTGACGCTGGGCGGTGACGGCGTGCTGGTCGTCGCTCCGGATTCGGCCACCGAACATCTTCCGCCCAGGCCGGCCACGGTCCGGGACACCACGGGCGCCGGCGACACATTCAACGGCGTGCTCGCCGCGCGACTGGCCGCGGGCGAGGCTCTCGTCCCGGCTGTGCGAGTGGCGAACGCGGCCGCCGCGCTGTCGGTGGCCGCAGTCGGAGCACGCGACGGCATGCCGGACGAACCGGCGATTCGTGCGGCGCTCGACTCCGTCTGA
- a CDS encoding nicotinate phosphoribosyltransferase — protein sequence MGYLDNLIINTDNYKHCHYPLYPPGTEYVSSYVESRGGEFPVTQFVGLQAFLREYLMRPITLEDIDEAEFVVREQGMHFNRENWLGILNDHDGFLPVEIEAIPEGTVLPARNVLVQVINTDPKYYWATSFFETALLRAVWYPTTIGTVSWLSKMVIKEALARTSDNPQVIRNTLHDYGARGVSSQQSAALGGLAHLVNFDQSDTVPGILAAKHFYNAGKVSNSGPNSEHAGFCAWGREHETDALRNMLTVYAKEGCALLLTDTYDHENCVKNIIGGELREQIRSFPGLVGVRPDSGDIVEVTADTTEWLMDAFGYEVNSKGFKVLPPFVRVVQGDGVNFHSLPEVYMEMERRGLAADNAVFGMGGGLLQHWNRDTMNFGQKASAVCVNGEWRDIAKAPTGASFKASKKGRLALKYEDGVYTTVPKGSIPESENVLQPVFRNGKLLKKWDFTEVIANAEKEVPESYYIDHVGQMRTVSSELAVTA from the coding sequence ATGGGCTACCTCGACAACCTGATCATCAACACCGACAACTACAAGCACTGTCACTACCCGCTGTACCCGCCGGGCACGGAGTACGTCTCGAGCTACGTCGAGTCCCGTGGCGGCGAGTTCCCCGTGACCCAGTTCGTCGGCCTGCAGGCGTTCCTGCGGGAGTACCTGATGCGGCCCATCACCCTCGAGGACATCGACGAGGCCGAGTTCGTGGTGCGCGAGCAGGGCATGCACTTCAACCGGGAGAACTGGCTCGGCATCCTCAACGACCACGACGGCTTCCTGCCGGTCGAGATCGAGGCGATCCCGGAGGGCACCGTCCTGCCGGCGCGCAACGTGCTCGTCCAGGTCATCAACACGGACCCGAAGTACTACTGGGCGACCAGCTTCTTCGAGACCGCGCTGCTGCGGGCCGTCTGGTACCCGACCACCATCGGCACCGTCAGCTGGCTGTCCAAAATGGTCATCAAGGAGGCGCTGGCGCGGACCTCGGACAACCCGCAGGTGATCCGCAACACGCTCCACGACTACGGCGCGCGCGGCGTCAGCTCGCAGCAGTCGGCCGCGCTCGGTGGCCTCGCCCACCTGGTCAACTTCGACCAGAGCGACACCGTCCCCGGAATCCTTGCCGCCAAACACTTCTACAACGCGGGCAAGGTCTCCAACTCCGGTCCGAACTCCGAGCACGCGGGATTCTGCGCCTGGGGCCGCGAGCACGAGACCGACGCGCTGCGCAACATGCTGACCGTGTACGCCAAGGAAGGCTGTGCGCTTCTGCTCACCGACACCTACGACCACGAGAACTGCGTCAAGAACATCATCGGCGGTGAGCTCAGGGAACAGATCCGCAGCTTCCCGGGCCTGGTCGGCGTCCGGCCCGACTCCGGGGACATCGTGGAGGTCACCGCGGACACCACCGAGTGGCTGATGGACGCCTTCGGCTACGAGGTCAACAGCAAGGGCTTCAAGGTCCTGCCGCCGTTCGTCCGGGTGGTGCAGGGGGACGGGGTCAACTTCCACAGCCTGCCCGAGGTGTACATGGAGATGGAGCGCCGCGGCCTGGCCGCCGACAACGCCGTTTTCGGCATGGGCGGCGGGCTCCTGCAGCACTGGAACCGCGACACCATGAACTTCGGCCAGAAGGCCAGTGCGGTCTGTGTCAACGGGGAGTGGCGCGACATCGCGAAGGCACCGACCGGGGCGTCGTTCAAGGCGTCGAAGAAGGGCCGGTTGGCGCTCAAGTACGAGGACGGCGTCTACACCACGGTGCCGAAGGGCTCGATCCCCGAGTCCGAAAACGTGCTGCAGCCGGTGTTCCGCAACGGGAAGCTGCTCAAGAAGTGGGACTTCACCGAGGTCATCGCGAACGCGGAGAAGGAGGTCCCCGAGTCGTACTACATCGACCACGTAGGGCAGATGCGTACGGTGTCGAGTGAGCTGGCCGTGACAGCCTGA
- a CDS encoding ribose-phosphate diphosphokinase — protein MSVGTTAAIDTSLPLGYRKRLMLFCGRANPGLGRAIGAELGVGLGPVTLKTFSNDEVYCRFQESIRGADVFLVQPMCSNPEAGVNANDALLELLVMVDAAVGASAHRVIAVTPWYGYSRQDKKSAPREPISARLVARMLEAAGVDRVLTMDLHAGQLQGFSHRPVDHMTALMMLADHFSELGGADDLVVVAPDAGRVKLNKQFATRMGAGLAILDKERPQQQVAEIGHVIGDVRGKTAIIVDDIIDTAGTLRAAGEAVMRAGAARVFAAATHPVFSGRAYENLAASPFERIVVTDSIPLRPGAPDNVHVVSCAPLLADSIRRIFTDDSVSEVFGGHNHLF, from the coding sequence ATGAGCGTCGGCACGACCGCGGCCATCGACACGAGCCTGCCCCTGGGTTACCGCAAACGGCTGATGTTGTTCTGCGGCCGGGCGAATCCGGGGCTGGGCCGGGCGATCGGGGCCGAACTGGGCGTCGGCCTCGGGCCGGTGACGCTCAAGACCTTTTCCAACGACGAGGTGTACTGCCGGTTCCAGGAGTCGATCCGCGGGGCGGACGTCTTCCTGGTGCAGCCGATGTGCTCCAACCCGGAGGCCGGCGTCAACGCCAACGACGCCCTGCTCGAACTGCTCGTGATGGTCGACGCCGCCGTCGGCGCCAGCGCACACCGGGTCATCGCGGTCACCCCGTGGTACGGATATTCGCGGCAGGACAAGAAATCCGCGCCGCGGGAGCCCATCTCGGCGCGACTGGTGGCCCGGATGCTGGAGGCGGCGGGCGTCGACCGGGTGCTGACGATGGACCTGCACGCCGGGCAGCTGCAGGGTTTTTCACACCGGCCGGTCGACCACATGACCGCGCTGATGATGCTGGCCGACCACTTCTCCGAGCTCGGGGGAGCCGACGACCTCGTCGTGGTCGCGCCGGACGCCGGGCGGGTGAAGCTCAACAAGCAGTTCGCCACCCGGATGGGCGCGGGACTCGCGATTCTCGACAAGGAGCGGCCGCAGCAGCAGGTCGCCGAGATCGGGCACGTCATCGGCGACGTCCGAGGCAAGACCGCGATCATCGTCGACGACATCATCGACACCGCGGGCACGCTCCGGGCCGCCGGTGAAGCCGTCATGCGGGCCGGCGCGGCGCGCGTGTTCGCCGCCGCGACGCACCCGGTTTTCAGCGGCCGCGCCTACGAGAACCTCGCGGCGTCGCCGTTCGAACGGATCGTGGTCACCGACTCGATCCCGCTGCGGCCCGGTGCGCCGGACAACGTGCACGTCGTGTCGTGCGCCCCACTGCTCGCCGACTCGATCCGGCGGATCTTCACCGACGACTCCGTCAGCGAGGTCTTCGGTGGCCACAACCACCTCTTCTAG
- a CDS encoding HAD family hydrolase, producing the protein MTRLHIFDMDGTLLRGAASVELSRHLGVFEPADRIERAWLAGEISDIGFWDAMLPLWADVPESEIDAAFVAAAWIEGVPEVFEDIVRRGEHIAVISQSPHFFVRRLQGWGAHHTFGSQVLPGRPTTQDLLLTLQDKVDIALRLLDELRLTETECVAYGDSTSDTLLFDRLTHTVGVNCNANLRERAAVCYDGDDLREAYALGRSLMDTRASSEAAG; encoded by the coding sequence ATGACCCGACTGCACATCTTCGACATGGACGGCACCCTGCTGCGCGGGGCCGCTTCGGTGGAGCTCTCTCGTCACCTGGGTGTCTTCGAGCCCGCCGACCGGATAGAGCGGGCGTGGCTGGCGGGCGAGATCAGTGACATCGGCTTCTGGGACGCGATGCTGCCCCTGTGGGCCGACGTCCCCGAGTCCGAAATCGACGCGGCATTCGTCGCCGCGGCCTGGATCGAGGGTGTGCCCGAGGTCTTCGAGGACATCGTGCGCCGGGGCGAGCACATCGCCGTCATCTCGCAGTCGCCGCACTTCTTCGTCCGGCGCCTGCAAGGCTGGGGCGCCCACCACACCTTCGGGTCCCAGGTGCTGCCCGGACGGCCGACCACCCAGGACCTCCTGCTGACCCTGCAGGACAAGGTGGACATCGCGCTCCGGTTGCTGGACGAGCTGCGGCTCACCGAAACCGAATGCGTGGCCTACGGGGACTCGACCTCCGACACGTTGCTGTTCGACCGCCTGACCCACACGGTCGGGGTCAACTGCAACGCGAACCTGCGCGAGCGCGCGGCTGTCTGCTACGACGGCGACGATCTGCGCGAGGCGTACGCGCTGGGAAGGTCCTTGATGGACACTCGTGCGTCATCGGAGGCGGCGGGATGA
- a CDS encoding LacI family DNA-binding transcriptional regulator has translation MKDVAEHAGVSVSTVSYVLNDSGPVAPDRRNRVLDAIRLLEYSPNESARSLKRRSASTIGLVIPELTNQFFAMVAEGVQKAASARDVLVVLVVPDAVEQAEESQGKLLRSQRVDGVIYLSGTGSMPASIYQLARSGPVVLVDEQIPGMDLPAVVCDSRKGAREVAAHVLDHGHRRLAIIGGPPALWTAQQRLAGYREALAGAGIDPDSVPVFAGTYRQASGAALAEQALAGPAGSRKTALLCANDLMAIGAIEYCKSAGLRVPEDVSIVGFDDMPISALLTPRLTSVRQPARDMGYRAATALFDLLESKESTVTGQLATTVQLRETVCPPDDAR, from the coding sequence ATGAAGGACGTCGCTGAACATGCCGGCGTGTCGGTGAGCACGGTCAGCTACGTGCTGAACGACAGTGGTCCGGTCGCGCCGGACCGCCGCAACCGGGTGCTGGACGCGATCCGGTTGCTGGAGTATTCGCCCAACGAGTCCGCCCGCAGCCTCAAGCGGCGGTCGGCCTCGACCATCGGACTGGTGATCCCCGAACTGACCAACCAGTTCTTCGCGATGGTGGCCGAGGGCGTGCAGAAAGCCGCGTCGGCACGCGACGTCCTGGTGGTCCTGGTGGTCCCCGACGCCGTCGAACAGGCCGAGGAGAGCCAGGGCAAGCTGCTGCGGAGTCAGCGGGTCGACGGCGTGATCTACCTGTCGGGCACCGGTTCCATGCCCGCGTCGATCTACCAGCTGGCCCGCTCCGGGCCGGTCGTCCTGGTCGACGAGCAGATCCCCGGGATGGACCTGCCCGCGGTCGTCTGCGACTCCCGGAAGGGAGCGCGGGAGGTCGCGGCCCATGTGCTCGACCACGGGCACCGGCGGCTCGCCATCATCGGCGGGCCGCCGGCGTTGTGGACGGCGCAGCAGCGTCTCGCGGGGTACCGCGAGGCGCTGGCCGGCGCCGGGATCGACCCGGACTCGGTGCCCGTGTTCGCGGGCACCTATCGCCAGGCCTCGGGCGCGGCGCTGGCCGAGCAGGCGCTGGCGGGTCCGGCCGGGTCCCGGAAGACGGCGTTGCTGTGCGCGAACGACCTGATGGCGATCGGGGCGATCGAGTACTGCAAGTCGGCCGGGCTGCGGGTGCCGGAGGACGTGAGCATCGTGGGCTTCGACGACATGCCGATCTCCGCGCTGCTCACCCCGCGGCTGACCAGTGTCCGGCAGCCCGCGCGCGACATGGGTTACCGGGCGGCCACCGCCCTGTTCGATCTGCTCGAGAGCAAGGAGAGCACCGTGACCGGTCAGCTGGCGACGACAGTCCAACTGCGAGAGACCGTCTGCCCGCCGGATGACGCCCGATGA